The following proteins come from a genomic window of Diprion similis isolate iyDipSimi1 chromosome 8, iyDipSimi1.1, whole genome shotgun sequence:
- the LOC124410090 gene encoding uncharacterized protein LOC124410090, with translation MYLLVRQTIIEVLFLSCISGALGQRLNYTQIFEKRLLSQLYPPNSGQIDTIDQPWRAVKFPSSFIPSATVLQDLSAYLPEDDYDLKDGLASDRELPELQREDRNLLPEYRSLCQTKTNKVQLSDSQYEYQPPHYHEVFCKAYSLIERVQALTRPSQQMCAHPSFHCVQRSKTLFTVRRRWESDCWESHTIQVASGCECMWPVSTLGDITEHY, from the exons atgtaCCTTCTCGTAAGACAGACG ATCATCGAAGTACTTTTTCTGTCCTGCATATCGGGTGCTCTGGGCCAACGACTGAACTACACGCAAATTTTCGAGAAGAGACTGCTCTCCCAACTGTATCCACCAAACTCGGGTCAGATCGATACGATCGATCAACCATGGCGAGCCGTGAAATTCCCGTCTTCCTTCATCCCCTCGGCAACGGTATTGCAAGACCTATCTGCATATCTTCCCGAGGACGATTACGACCTGAAAGATGGCTTGGCGAGCGATCGGGAACTCCCGGAACTCCAGAGGGAAGACAGAAACTTACTTCCG GAATACCGGAGCCTGTGCCAGACCAAAACTAATAAAGTCCAACTCAGCGATTCGCAGTACGAATACCAACCGCCACACTATCACGAGGTCTTCTGTAAAGCGTATTCCTTAATCGAACGAGTCCAGGCTCTAACCAGACCTTCACAGCAG ATGTGCGCGCATCCGAGCTTCCATTGTGTTCAAAGAAGCAAGACTCTGTTTACGGTCAGACGACGTTGGGAGAGCGACTGCTGGGAGTCTCACACGATACAGGTGGCAAGCGGGTGCGAATGCATGTGGCCAGTTTCAACCTTGGGCGATATAACCGAACACTACTAA